One region of Triticum aestivum cultivar Chinese Spring chromosome 6B, IWGSC CS RefSeq v2.1, whole genome shotgun sequence genomic DNA includes:
- the LOC123134256 gene encoding uncharacterized protein isoform X2: MAKRRLLGSSSVGRPGHVLLCTRGWHASKLDVVRCITARTTTEAMGSMKVTIFIKDLPSLSYFHVSCPDLQEDHFTQSPEILWSSEYCILFRMFPRSGRPQLFICRDEQPGCKPSLDPLPQVDSHLASESISPYLVGVVPDFDSQNYVLAAFRMDCVSRIYTLHVFRSKGSIWSKHILAIDLPSWIYSIRPGLFPDKVIALGEEVGYVDLWKGILLCNVLEEQVTARFVPLPDPLPNNLEYYDEFSSIEIRDVTCTESPDGFIIRCVEMEDLFSSTTTIPEANVIFDSDVDPTKKVVEPECVGWRLVTWYRETSWNYWSKEHIVNVDDLGADWLLPSNPSCVQSSFPILCGDDAVCLLSMSDDSDGDGWIVTIDIERKKVRGIIESSCDRYMLFSSAISCAPKKYPEIIGRYFSLEVVMPLSSGQGSAG, encoded by the exons ATGGCGAAGCGCCGCCTCCTCGGCTCCAGCTCCGTTGGCCGTCCGGGCCACGTCCTCCTTTGCACACGTGGGTGGCACGCTAGCAAGCTGGACGTTGTCCGCTGTATCACCGCGCGCACCACAACGGAAGCTATGGGATCCATGAAGGTGACAATCTTCATCAAAGATCTGCCATCGCTCTCCTACTTCCATGTTAGCTGCCCCGACCTCCAAGAGGACCACTTCACCCAAAGCCCGGAGATCCTATGGTCGTCGGAGTACTGCATCCTCTTCCGTATGTTCCCCCGTTCCGGCCGACCACAGTTGTTCATCTGTAGGGACGAACAGCCCGGGTGCAAGCCGTCGCTTGATCCGCTCCCTCAAGTCGACTCGCATTTGGCTAGTGAGAGCATTAGTCCATACCTCGTCGGCGTCGTTCCCGACTTCGACAGCCAGAACTATGTCTTGGCCGCTTTCCGAATGGATTGTGTTTCACGGATATACACACTCCACGTCTTCAGGTCCAAAGGGTCTATCTGGAGCAAACATATTCTTGCCATCGATCTTCCTTCCTGGATATATTCGATTCGTCCAGGGCTTTTTCCAGATAAGGTGATTGCCTTGGGTGAAGAGGTGGGCTATGTCGATCTCTGGAAAGGGATTCTCTTGTGCAATGTGCTCGAAGAACAGGTGACGGCACGTTTCGTTCCATTGCCTGACCCACTACCAAACAACCtagaatactacgacgaattttcATCAATTGAAATACGCGATGTCACATGCACTGAATCCCCTGATGGCTTCATAATCAGATGCGTTGAGATGGAAGATTTATTCAGTTCCACAACCACCATCCCTGAAGCCAATGTAATCTTTGATTCTGATGTTGATCCAACCAAGAAGGTGGTAGAACCCGAATGTGTTGGTTGGAGGCTGGTGACATGGTATAGGGAGACCTCTTGGAACTATTGGTCCAAGGAGCATATAGTTAATGTTGATGACCTCGGAGCTGACTGGTTGCTTCCTTCTAATCCATCGTGCGTGCAATCTTCTTTTCCCATCCTGTGTGGAGATGATGCAGTTTGCCTCCTTTCCATGAGTGATGATTCAGATGGTGATGGTTGGATTGTCACTATTGACATAGAGAGGAAAAAAGTGAGAGGGATAATAGAATCTTCTTGTGACCGATACATGCTTTTCAGCTCAGCCATTTCCTGTGCGCCAAAGAAATATCCAG AAATTATAGGCCGATAtttttctttggaggtggtgatgcCTTTAAGCTCTGGACAAGGATCCGCGGGATGA
- the LOC123134256 gene encoding uncharacterized protein isoform X1, giving the protein MAKRRLLGSSSVGRPGHVLLCTRGWHASKLDVVRCITARTTTEAMGSMKVTIFIKDLPSLSYFHVSCPDLQEDHFTQSPEILWSSEYCILFRMFPRSGRPQLFICRDEQPGCKPSLDPLPQVDSHLASESISPYLVGVVPDFDSQNYVLAAFRMDCVSRIYTLHVFRSKGSIWSKHILAIDLPSWIYSIRPGLFPDKVIALGEEVGYVDLWKGILLCNVLEEQVTARFVPLPDPLPNNLEYYDEFSSIEIRDVTCTESPDGFIIRCVEMEDLFSSTTTIPEANVIFDSDVDPTKKVVEPECVGWRLVTWYRETSWNYWSKEHIVNVDDLGADWLLPSNPSCVQSSFPILCGDDAVCLLSMSDDSDGDGWIVTIDIERKKVRGIIESSCDRYMLFSSAISCAPKKYPDGGPRLLSKTSSVDADGNKRPKYVFQLPDK; this is encoded by the exons ATGGCGAAGCGCCGCCTCCTCGGCTCCAGCTCCGTTGGCCGTCCGGGCCACGTCCTCCTTTGCACACGTGGGTGGCACGCTAGCAAGCTGGACGTTGTCCGCTGTATCACCGCGCGCACCACAACGGAAGCTATGGGATCCATGAAGGTGACAATCTTCATCAAAGATCTGCCATCGCTCTCCTACTTCCATGTTAGCTGCCCCGACCTCCAAGAGGACCACTTCACCCAAAGCCCGGAGATCCTATGGTCGTCGGAGTACTGCATCCTCTTCCGTATGTTCCCCCGTTCCGGCCGACCACAGTTGTTCATCTGTAGGGACGAACAGCCCGGGTGCAAGCCGTCGCTTGATCCGCTCCCTCAAGTCGACTCGCATTTGGCTAGTGAGAGCATTAGTCCATACCTCGTCGGCGTCGTTCCCGACTTCGACAGCCAGAACTATGTCTTGGCCGCTTTCCGAATGGATTGTGTTTCACGGATATACACACTCCACGTCTTCAGGTCCAAAGGGTCTATCTGGAGCAAACATATTCTTGCCATCGATCTTCCTTCCTGGATATATTCGATTCGTCCAGGGCTTTTTCCAGATAAGGTGATTGCCTTGGGTGAAGAGGTGGGCTATGTCGATCTCTGGAAAGGGATTCTCTTGTGCAATGTGCTCGAAGAACAGGTGACGGCACGTTTCGTTCCATTGCCTGACCCACTACCAAACAACCtagaatactacgacgaattttcATCAATTGAAATACGCGATGTCACATGCACTGAATCCCCTGATGGCTTCATAATCAGATGCGTTGAGATGGAAGATTTATTCAGTTCCACAACCACCATCCCTGAAGCCAATGTAATCTTTGATTCTGATGTTGATCCAACCAAGAAGGTGGTAGAACCCGAATGTGTTGGTTGGAGGCTGGTGACATGGTATAGGGAGACCTCTTGGAACTATTGGTCCAAGGAGCATATAGTTAATGTTGATGACCTCGGAGCTGACTGGTTGCTTCCTTCTAATCCATCGTGCGTGCAATCTTCTTTTCCCATCCTGTGTGGAGATGATGCAGTTTGCCTCCTTTCCATGAGTGATGATTCAGATGGTGATGGTTGGATTGTCACTATTGACATAGAGAGGAAAAAAGTGAGAGGGATAATAGAATCTTCTTGTGACCGATACATGCTTTTCAGCTCAGCCATTTCCTGTGCGCCAAAGAAATATCCAG ATGGAGGTCCTCGCCTGTTGAGCAAGACCTCGTCTGTTGATGCTGATGGAAACAAGAGACCGAAATATGTGTTTCAGCTGCCAGACAAGTAA